From the Conger conger chromosome 14, fConCon1.1, whole genome shotgun sequence genome, one window contains:
- the LOC133110605 gene encoding cytochrome c oxidase assembly protein COX14 homolog: MLSGKRIADVGYKMFSGSMMLLTVYAGYLCVLRGRRYMERQKQLKLQAENQSDLD, translated from the coding sequence ATGCTTTCCGGGAAGAGGATTGCCGACGTGGGATACAAGATGTTCTCGGGATCCATGATGCTGCTGACGGTCTACGCTGGCTACTTGTGTGTCTTGCGAGGACGTCGCTACATGGAACGACAGAAACAACTTAAACTTCAAGCGGAGAATCAATCAGACTTGGACTGA
- the LOC133110604 gene encoding pre-miRNA 5'-monophosphate methyltransferase — protein sequence MMAAAAMADCEVTDESNDPGAAPFGNFINYYAFNPPENRMSLIPSTLLQDIGYSVESSVSDTVLLLDVGCNSGDLSVALFTHLQGRRASDDAAESRKLHLLGVDLDEDLILRAEQSNPFPENISFIPLDITHDLDSRTQLESYLARFGRSRFHLCACLAVTMWVHLNHGDAALLDLLTRLASFSDHLLLEAQPWKCYRSAARRLRKLGRRDFDHFKTLEIRGDITERAKEHLERSCGMELLRSFGSTVWDRKLLLFGKRKMMRGEI from the exons atgatggcagcagcagcgaTGGCTGATTGCGAAGTCACAGACGAAAGTAATGACCCTGGAGCAGCACCATTCGGAAATTTTATAAATTACTATGCGTTCAATCCTCCAGAGAACCGCATGAGTCTCATACCGAGCACATTGCTTCAAGATATCGGATACAGCGTTGAGAGTAGCGTTAGCGACACCGTACTTCTGCTTGACGTGGGGTGTAATTCTGGG GATTTAAGTGTGGCCCTCTTCACGCATCTGCAAGGCCGCCGCGCTAGTGATGATGCGGCTGAGTCTAGGAAGCTTCACCTGCTTGGTGTCGACCTGGATGAAGACCTTATTCTCCGGGCGGAGCAGTCCAACCCTTTCCCGGAAAACATATCCTTTATTCCTCTAGACATCACGCATGATTTGGACAGTCGGACACAGCTGGAGAGTTACTTGGCGAGGTTTGGGCGCTCGCGCTTTCACCTGTGCGCCTGCCTGGCCGTCACCATGTGGGTGCATCTGAACCACGGCGACGCAGCCCTGCTGGACCTCCTCACTCGCCTGGCCTCCTTCAGCGACCACCTTCTCCTGGAGGCCCAGCCGTGGAAGTGCTACCGCTCTGCGGCCCGCCGGCTGCGCAAATTGGGCCGTCGCGACTTTGATCACTTCAAGACACTGGAAATCCGAGGGGACATAACGGAACGGGCCAAAGAGCACCTGGAGAGAAGCTGTGGTATGGAGTTATTGCGCAGCTTCGGCAGCACGGTTTGGGACCGTAAATTGCTACTCTTCGGCAAACGGAAAATGATGCGGGGAGAAATATGA
- the si:dkey-222f2.1 gene encoding keratin, type II cytoskeletal 8, with product MSLRTKRVSSSSLRGASRSGGYGGFLGASAGGLAGFSSGSVFSGLSVNSVTINRSLLAPLNLEIDPTIHIIRTQEKDQIKTLNNRFASFIDKVRFLEQQNKMLETKWELLQNQTSSRSNIEPLFEAYMAGLRRQMDIVNNDKSKLEGELRNTQCLVEDFKHKYEEEINKRNCLENEFVVLKKDVDSAYMMRADMEDKVGCLTDEHSFLRSVYEEELREMQASIKDTSVIVQMDNSRNLNMDQIVNEVKAQYEEIAAKSREDAGAWYKSKFDQMSFQASQYVDEVRTAKAEIAELNRAIGRLQSEIEALKSQRMSLESQVTEAEERGELAVKDGKGRIRELEEALQRAKQDMARQVREYQELMNVKLALDIEIATYRKLLEGEEDRLGQQVVFNVQSVTGYGSKSLNGHQPSSTTKLLIKTTETRNNTRYSSS from the exons ATGAGTCTGCGAACCAAGCGCGTCAGCTCCAGCAGCTTGAGGGGCGCGAGCAGGTCCGGCGGTTACGGCGGCTTCCTCGGCGCCTCCGCGGGCGGCTTGGCCGGGTTCAGCAGCGGCTCTGTATTCTCCGGGCTGTCCGTTAACTCTGTCACCATCAACCGCAGTCTGCTGGCACCCCTGAACCTGGAGATCGACCCCACCATACACATCATCCGCACCCAGGAGAAGGATCAGATCAAAACCCTCAACAACCGCTTCGCTTCCTTTATCGACAAG GTACGCTTCCTTGAGCAGCAGAACAAAATGCTGGAGACGAAGTGGGAGCTCCTGCAGAACCAGACCAGCAGCCGCTCCAACATCGAGCCTCTGTTCGAGGCCTACATGGCAGGACTGCGGCGCCAGATGGACATCGTCAACAACGACAAGTCCAAGCTGGAGGGCGAGCTGAGGAACACACAGTGCCTGGTGGAGGACTTCAAGCACAA GTATGAAGAAGAGATCAACAAGAGGAACTGCCTGGAGAATGAATTTGTGGTGCTAAAGAAG GACGTGGACTCGGCCTACATGATGAGAGCTGACATGGAGGACAAGGTGGGCTGCCTGACCGACGAGCACAGCTTCCTGCGCAGCGTGTACGAAGAG GAACTGCGTGAGATGCAGGCCAGCATCAAGGACACCTCTGTTATCGTCCAGATGGACAACTCACGCAACCTGAACATGGACCAGATCGTGAACGAGGTGAAGGCCCAGTATGAGGAGATCGCCGCCAAGAGCCGAGAGGACGCAGGGGCCTGGTACAAGAGcaag TTCGACCAGATGTCCTTCCAGGCCAGCCAGTATGTGGACGAGGTGCGCACGGCCAAGGCGGAGATCGCCGAGCTGAACCGCGCGATCGGCCGCTTGCAGAGCGAGATCGAGGCTCTGAAGAGCCAG cgCATGAGTCTGGAGAGCCAGGTCACGGAGGCGGAGGAACGTGGGGAGTTGGCTGTTAAGGACGGGAAGGGCCGGATCCGCGAGCTGGAGGAGGCACTCCAGAGGGCCAAACAGGACATGGCCCGTCAGGTCAGAGAGTACCAGGAGCTGATGAACGTCAAGCTGGCCCTGGACATCGAGATCGCCACCTACCGGAAGCTTCTGGAAGGGGAGGAGGACAG GCTTGGACAACAAGTGGTTTTCAATGTCCAGTCAGTGACAGGCTACG GATCCAAATCTCTCAACGGCCATCAGCCCAGCAGCACTACAAAGCTCCTCATCAAGACCACCGAGACCCGCAATAATACCAGATACAGCTCCTCCTAA